A stretch of Oryza brachyantha chromosome 4, ObraRS2, whole genome shotgun sequence DNA encodes these proteins:
- the LOC102722394 gene encoding MEIOTIC F-BOX protein MOF-like, giving the protein MEGIHQTSTTAAAAAAASEPPSKRPRGAGDGGGAGSAAAVKGKEEEDRLGNLPDCLLEDILAHLTSRQAVQTGLLSRRWRNLWRGVRAVDIDVRELRVEGPNGPYFDRDRIEDLADAILSPGPLPGAARELDALRLHLHEDALAANFQRWIRRALRRRPASIDITYVVRTCISWPPPVTLTPPAAASRIKTLRLYGLRPTIAFGALEFPALEDLHIEKCAYPHGSIALPTLKRFALISPINGSFIREQHLTAPRLTSLRLVLPYNRVHGGVRVLADAPLVSLVDASISIFDTDPVDQRNRRPNQIQVDFFVSVSNLIGRLTSASNLDLSGFPAMALLDTKSQEMSMFPHLTSLLLDECDIGNKYHVLNSILQNAQNLEQLKLHNCKFVGKSRRKMGKPKSKEKTSRCSSSTSPSFVCNSLKSVEIKYPRDDVPSHDFLYEFQKETPANQWRKRSIDNEETALVELQRKWNKGDAKYEA; this is encoded by the exons ATGGAGGGGATCCACCAGACGTcgacgaccgccgccgccgcggcggcggcgtctgaGCCCCCGAGCAAGCGcccccgcggcgccggcgatggcggcggcgccggttccgcggccgccgtcaaggggaaggaggaggaggacaggCTCGGCAACCTGCCGGACTGCCTCCTGGAGGACATCCTCGCGCATCTCACGTCCCGGCAGGCCGTGCAGACGGGCTTGCtgtcgcggcggtggcggaacCTCTGGCGCGGCGTGCGGGCCGTCGACATCGACGTGCGGGAGCTCCGCGTCGAGGGCCCCAACGGCCCGTACTTCGACCGGGACCGCATCGAGGacctcgccgacgccatcCTGTCGCCGGGGCCGCTCCCGGGCGCCGCGCGGGAGCTGGACGCCCTCCGGTTGCACCTGCACGAGGACGCCCTGGCCGCCAACTTCCAGAGGTGGAtccgccgcgccctccgccgccgccccgcgtcGATCGACATCACCTACGTCGTCCGCACCTGCATCAGCTGGCCGCCCCCCGTGACCCTgaccccgcccgccgccgccagccggaTCAAGACCCTGCGCCTCTACGGCCTCCGCCCGACGATTGCCTTCGGGGCCCTCGAGTTCCCTGCCCTCGAGGACCTCCACATCGAGAAGTGCGCGTACCCCCACGGCTCCATCGCCTTGCCAACGCTCAAGAGATTCGCCCTCATCTCCCCCATCAACGGCAGCTTCATCCGTGAGCAGCACCTCACGGCTCCCCGCCTCACCTCACTGCGCCTCGTCCTCCCGTACAACCGCGTCCATGGTGGGGTTAGAgtgctcgccgacgcgccgctcGTGTCGCTCGTCGACGCGTCGATCAGCATATTCGACACCGATCCCGTGGACCAGAGGAACCGACGGCCGAACCAAATCCAGGTTGATTTCTTCGTTTCCGTCAGCAACCTGATCGGCCGCCTCACCAGCGCCAGTAATCTCGACCTGTCCGGGTTCCCTGCAATG GCACTCTTGGACACTAAATCCCAAGAAATGTCAATGTTCCCCCATCTGACATCCTTGCTCCTCGACGAGTGCGACATCGGAAACAAGTACCATGTGTTGAATAGCATCCTGCAGAACGCCCAAAATCTGGAGCAGCTTAAACTGCACAATTGCAAG TTTGTAGGTAAATCGAGGAGGAAGATGGGGAAACCCAAGTCGAAGGAGAAAACTTCCAGATGCTCTAGCTCAACATCGCCATCTTTCGTGTGCAACAGCTTGAAGTCAGTGGAAATCAAGTATCCGCGCGATGACGTTCCTTCTCATGactttttatatgaatttcaaAAGGAAACACCAGCCAATCAATGGAGGAAGAGATCGATCGACAACGAGGAGACGGCTTTAGTCGAGCTTCAGAGAAAGTGGAACAAAGGAGATGCAAAATATGAggcatag